Proteins from one Deltaproteobacteria bacterium genomic window:
- a CDS encoding zf-HC2 domain-containing protein, with amino-acid sequence MNCKELAYLLADYFDGSMDPGLREELDRHIALCEPCMKFANTYRTTCRKTAELRKDIEYRIPDEVRSRLATFIAAALKKYPAQMEEYHRQAEQERREKVAALCEAAAAGRLSTMTSLLIETHSATCTECRGFFDALPGGRHPAPEPPPPVRDHITALLESLPPGEEFFLA; translated from the coding sequence ATGAACTGCAAGGAGCTCGCATACCTGCTGGCGGACTACTTCGACGGGTCGATGGATCCGGGGTTGCGCGAGGAGCTCGACCGGCACATCGCATTGTGCGAACCGTGCATGAAGTTCGCGAACACGTACCGTACGACATGCCGGAAGACGGCCGAACTCCGGAAGGACATCGAGTACCGGATTCCCGACGAGGTCCGGTCCCGCCTGGCCACGTTCATCGCGGCCGCCCTGAAGAAATACCCCGCTCAGATGGAGGAGTACCACCGCCAGGCCGAGCAGGAGCGGCGGGAAAAGGTCGCGGCCCTCTGCGAGGCCGCCGCCGCCGGGCGGCTCTCCACCATGACGTCGCTCCTGATCGAGACGCATTCGGCGACCTGCACGGAGTGCCGGGGATTCTTCGACGCCCTCCCGGGAGGGAGGCACCCGGCCCCGGAGCCGCCCCCGCCGGTCCGGGACCACATCACCGCCCTGCTCGAATCGCTCCCCCCCGGGGAGGAGTTCTTTCTCGCGTAA